One Bufo gargarizans isolate SCDJY-AF-19 chromosome 3, ASM1485885v1, whole genome shotgun sequence DNA segment encodes these proteins:
- the MCRS1 gene encoding microspherule protein 1, whose protein sequence is MESLLACASRSEDEDSSAGHKRSLSQGSGPIPKRRSSSRFIKRKKFDDELVESSLAKSSSRPRGPSGGESGRLSGSEPSSSEKKKQVCKTVSAPAPPSPAPSPSITKRIKKSKQPLQVTKDLGRWKPADDLLLINTVLQTNDLQAVHLGVKFSCRFTLNEIQERWYALLYDPVISKLACQAIRQLHPEAIAAIQSKVLFSKAEEQLLSTISSSSQPTLEIFQDLLSKHPEVFYMSRTAKSLQVHWQLMKQYYLLEDQTVQPLPKGDQVLNFSDAEDMLDDSKLRDSRDEVLEHELTVADRRQKREIRQLEQELHRWQVLVDSITGMSSPDFDTQTLAVLRGRMVRYLMRSREITLGRATKDNQIDVDLSLEGPAWKISRKQGVIKLKNNGDFFIANEGRRALYIDGRPVLPGSKWKLSHNSVVEISGLRFVFLINQDLIALIKAEAAKMIQS, encoded by the exons ATTTATCAAAAGGAAGAAATTTGATGACGAATTGGTTGAGAGCAGCCTTGCCAAATCCTCCAGTCGTCCACGAGGCCCCAGTGGAGGAGAGTCGGGGAGATTATCTGGCAGCGAACCTTCGTCCAGCGAGAAGAAGAAG CAAGTCTGCAAAACGGTGTCTGCGCCAGCGCCACCATCCCCTGCCCCGAGCCCCAGCATCACCAAAAGGATAAAAAAGAGTAAGCAGCCACTTCAGGTTACCAAGGACTTGGGGAGATGGAAACCGGCCGATGACTTGCTTCTTATCAACACAGTGCTACAG ACAAATGATCTGCAGGCTGTACATCTTGGTGTGAAGTTCAGCTGTCGTTTCACCCTCAATGAAATACAGGAGCGGTGGTATGCGCTTCTCTATGACCCTGTCATCTCCAA GCTAGCATGCCAGGCAATCCGACAGCTACATCCAGAGGCCATCGCTGCGATCCAAAGCAAGGTGCTGTTCAGTAAAGCGGAGGAACAGTTGCTCAGTACAATCAGCTCT AGCTCTCAGCCTACACTGGAGATTTTTCAAGATCTACTCAGCAAACATCCCGAGGTTTTCTATATGTCCCGCACAGCCAAGTCTCTTCAGGTGCATTGGCAGCTTATGAAGCAGTACTATCTTCTGGAGGACCAAACAG TTCAGCCATTACCCAAAGGGGATCAAGTCCTAAACTTCTCTGATGCGGAGGACATGCTTGATGACTCCAAACTTAG ggACTCCCGCGATGAAGTTCTGGAGCATG AGCTTACTGTTGCTGACCGTCGACAAAAACGTGAGATCCGTCAACTAGAGCAGGAGCTGCATCGTTGGCAAGTGCTGGTGGACAGTATAACAG GAATGAGCTCTCCAGATTTTGATACACAGACGTTGGCGGTTTTACGTGGGCGCATGGTACGATATCTGATGAGGTCCCGAGAG ATAACACTAGGTAGAGCCACTAAGGACAACCAGATTGACGTGGACCTGTCGCTAGAGGGCCCAGCATGGAAGATTTCTCGCAAACAAG GTGTTATAAAGCTGAAGAACAATGGTGACTTTTTCATTGCGAATGAGGGAAGAAGAGCGCTTTATATTGATGGTCGACCTGTATTGCCAGGGAGCAAGTGGAAGCTAAGTCACAACTCTGTCGTGGAG ATTTCTGGCCTTCGATTTGTGTTCCTCATCAATCAGGATCTCATAGCTCTCATTAAAGCGGAAGCTGCCAAGATGATTCAGTCTTGA